A part of Desulfobacter sp. genomic DNA contains:
- a CDS encoding class I SAM-dependent methyltransferase, with protein sequence MGHVFDFKDAGRYDAWFDRPKPRHGFELEIGLTRKLMNPRRGQRLLDIGCGSGMSLAPFLDEGMSLTGIDPSPYMLDQAAARLGSRVDLHRGPAEDLPFDDNAFDTAFFFTSLEFTERPAKAIEEACRVAKDQVVIGVLNRYAPLNMARRAKGFISPGLYSKAHFFSIWELKMMLRSILGRVPVKWGTTLQFPFVSGSWAAWMENRRILQKSYFGTFIAMRIKPVPKFRTRPLALRIRTRKIYKPATGLVTGLRRQ encoded by the coding sequence ATGGGCCATGTGTTCGATTTCAAAGATGCCGGCAGGTATGATGCCTGGTTTGACAGGCCTAAGCCCAGGCATGGGTTTGAGCTTGAGATCGGACTGACCCGTAAATTGATGAATCCCAGAAGGGGGCAGCGGCTGCTGGATATCGGATGCGGTTCCGGCATGAGCCTGGCTCCCTTTCTGGACGAGGGCATGAGCCTCACCGGCATCGACCCCTCTCCATATATGCTGGACCAGGCCGCCGCCCGCCTGGGCAGCCGGGTAGACCTGCACCGGGGACCGGCCGAAGATCTGCCCTTTGACGATAACGCCTTTGACACGGCGTTTTTTTTTACCAGCCTGGAGTTTACAGAACGCCCGGCCAAGGCCATTGAGGAGGCCTGCCGGGTGGCAAAGGATCAGGTGGTGATCGGCGTTCTCAACCGCTACGCTCCCCTGAACATGGCCCGCCGGGCAAAAGGATTCATCTCCCCCGGCCTCTATTCCAAGGCCCATTTTTTCAGCATATGGGAATTGAAAATGATGCTGAGATCCATTCTGGGCCGGGTGCCGGTGAAATGGGGCACCACCCTGCAATTCCCCTTTGTTTCCGGATCCTGGGCCGCCTGGATGGAGAACCGGCGCATACTGCAGAAATCATATTTCGGCACCTTCATCGCCATGCGCATCAAACCGGTGCCCAAGTTCAGAACCCGCCCCCTGGCCTTGAGAATCCGCACCCGGAAAATATATAAACCGGCCACAGGACTTGTGACCGGACTGAGGAGGCAATGA
- the pruA gene encoding L-glutamate gamma-semialdehyde dehydrogenase produces MSNSVFTLPQPYNEPVKSYAPGTPERARLEAELERQMGMAVEVPVVINGEAVYTGNVQNIVCPHDHGHVLGKVHMADDEHIRAAVDAAMAAKPAWEAMDWQERAAIFLKAADLISLKYTAKLNAATMLGQSKNAFQAEIDSTCELVDFLRFNVKYMEEIYSNQPASEKGVWNRLEYRPLEGFIFALSPFNFTAIAGNLSSAPAMMGNTVVWKPATTAVLSGYYIMEIFKEAGMPDGVINFIPGRGSQIGNILLSHRDFAGIHFTGSTGVFQTLWQKSGENIDNYKSYPRIVGETGGKDYIFAHPTADVDELVTASVRGAFEYQGQKCSACSRLYMPSSLWAEAEGKLREKLAGIKMGPVTDFKNFVNAVIDEKAFDSIDGFIARAEGSDEAEVIMGGERDKSKGYYVEPTIIQAKVPGYESMAEEIFGPVLTVYVYEDKDLDATLDILDNTSTYALTGAIFARDRGVINDLMARLTHTAGNFYINDKPTGAVVGQQPFGGARKSGTNDKAGSLLNLIRWTSPRTIKETFVPPTDYPYPFMG; encoded by the coding sequence ATGAGCAACAGCGTATTTACATTACCCCAGCCCTATAACGAACCGGTTAAATCCTATGCCCCGGGGACGCCCGAACGTGCAAGATTGGAAGCAGAACTTGAGCGGCAGATGGGAATGGCGGTGGAGGTGCCTGTGGTGATTAACGGCGAGGCCGTTTACACCGGGAACGTACAGAACATTGTCTGCCCCCATGACCACGGCCATGTGCTGGGCAAGGTCCATATGGCCGATGACGAGCATATCCGTGCCGCCGTGGATGCGGCCATGGCCGCCAAACCGGCCTGGGAAGCCATGGACTGGCAGGAGCGTGCCGCCATTTTTCTGAAAGCCGCCGATCTGATTTCCCTGAAATACACCGCCAAACTCAATGCCGCCACCATGCTGGGCCAGTCCAAAAATGCCTTTCAGGCGGAAATCGATTCCACCTGCGAGCTGGTGGATTTCCTCCGGTTCAACGTGAAATATATGGAAGAGATCTATTCCAACCAGCCCGCCTCTGAAAAGGGCGTGTGGAACCGGCTTGAATACCGGCCCCTGGAAGGCTTCATCTTTGCCCTGAGCCCCTTTAATTTCACCGCCATCGCCGGCAACCTCAGCTCCGCCCCGGCCATGATGGGCAACACCGTCGTCTGGAAACCCGCCACCACGGCCGTGCTTTCCGGATATTACATCATGGAAATCTTCAAGGAAGCCGGAATGCCCGACGGGGTCATTAACTTCATCCCGGGCCGGGGCTCCCAGATCGGCAATATCCTGCTTTCCCACAGGGATTTTGCCGGCATCCATTTCACCGGCTCCACCGGGGTTTTTCAGACCCTGTGGCAGAAATCCGGTGAAAATATCGATAATTATAAATCCTATCCCAGGATCGTGGGGGAGACCGGAGGCAAGGACTATATTTTTGCCCACCCCACGGCAGATGTGGATGAACTGGTGACGGCCTCTGTCCGGGGCGCCTTTGAATACCAGGGACAGAAATGTTCCGCCTGTTCCCGCCTGTATATGCCGTCTTCCCTCTGGGCTGAAGCGGAAGGCAAGCTCAGGGAAAAACTGGCCGGCATTAAAATGGGGCCGGTCACGGATTTTAAAAATTTTGTCAATGCCGTTATCGACGAGAAGGCCTTTGACTCCATTGACGGGTTTATCGCAAGGGCGGAAGGCTCGGACGAGGCCGAGGTCATCATGGGCGGAGAACGGGACAAGTCCAAGGGCTATTATGTTGAGCCCACCATTATCCAGGCCAAGGTGCCCGGCTATGAATCCATGGCCGAGGAGATTTTCGGACCGGTACTCACGGTATACGTCTATGAAGACAAAGACCTGGATGCCACCCTTGACATTCTGGACAACACCAGCACCTATGCCCTGACCGGTGCCATTTTTGCCCGGGACCGGGGCGTGATCAACGATCTCATGGCCCGTCTCACCCACACGGCCGGCAACTTCTACATCAATGATAAACCCACGGGCGCCGTGGTGGGCCAGCAGCCCTTTGGCGGCGCCAGAAAGAGCGGCACCAACGATAAGGCCGGCAGCCTGCTGAATCTCATCCGCTGGACCTCTCCCAGAACCATCAAGGAGACCTTTGTGCCCCCCACGGATTACCCCTATCCGTTCATGGGTTAA
- a CDS encoding YqaE/Pmp3 family membrane protein encodes MELLKIIIAIILPPLGVFMQVGIGKHFWLNILLTLLGYIPGIVHAIWVIAKNK; translated from the coding sequence ATGGAACTATTAAAAATCATTATAGCAATCATTCTTCCCCCCCTTGGCGTCTTCATGCAGGTGGGAATCGGCAAGCATTTCTGGCTGAACATCCTGCTCACCCTTCTGGGATATATTCCAGGCATTGTACATGCCATCTGGGTCATCGCAAAGAATAAATAA
- a CDS encoding AAA family ATPase, with product MSNVIAMAGKGGVGKTTVSALVTRYFAKQNSDPLLAIDADPNSNLGETLGLKIENTVGDVRENFMRDPQGVPSGMDKVLYLEMLMNQVLIEEKNFDLLVMGRQEGQGCYCMVNNILNRFAEELESNYKYLLVDNEAGMEHLSRRTSGKVDILLMVTDYALRGLRAVGRINEMLGDLKLEVKAKGLIVNRAPETLSQAFLDEVERIGVPIIATIPDDGNLLEFDMEQRSLMELPDDSPAVTAVDELMARVQEVIA from the coding sequence ATGAGTAACGTAATTGCCATGGCCGGCAAGGGCGGAGTTGGAAAAACCACTGTTTCCGCGCTGGTCACCCGATATTTTGCAAAACAGAATTCTGATCCTCTTCTTGCCATTGATGCCGATCCCAACTCCAACCTGGGCGAGACCCTGGGGCTGAAAATCGAAAATACCGTGGGAGATGTCCGGGAAAATTTCATGCGGGATCCCCAGGGGGTGCCATCGGGCATGGACAAGGTGCTTTACCTTGAGATGCTCATGAACCAGGTGCTCATCGAAGAAAAGAACTTCGATCTGCTGGTCATGGGCCGCCAGGAAGGCCAGGGCTGCTACTGCATGGTTAACAATATTTTAAACCGGTTCGCCGAAGAGCTGGAAAGCAATTATAAATACCTGTTGGTAGACAACGAGGCCGGCATGGAGCACCTGAGCCGCAGGACCTCCGGCAAGGTGGATATCCTGCTCATGGTCACCGATTACGCCCTGAGGGGCCTGCGGGCTGTGGGACGGATCAATGAGATGCTCGGCGACCTGAAACTGGAAGTCAAAGCAAAGGGACTGATTGTGAACCGCGCCCCGGAAACTTTAAGCCAGGCCTTTTTGGATGAAGTGGAACGGATCGGGGTGCCCATTATCGCCACCATACCCGATGACGGCAACCTCCTTGAATTTGATATGGAACAGCGCTCTCTCATGGAACTGCCCGACGACTCCCCGGCGGTTACAGCGGTGGACGAGTTGATGGCCAGGGTTCAGGAGGTCATTGCCTAA
- a CDS encoding response regulator, with amino-acid sequence MDKRSLVLAVDDKPQNLQFLGKLLSDQGYELVMAESGRQALDFVKKEVPDLILLDIMMPDMDGYEVCKRLKKDLGTSHIPVIFLTAKTDTEDVVKGFDAGGVDYVTKPFNSAELMARIRTHIELKTLRGLLPICAHCKKIRDDGGFWEDVDAYIETHSKVIFSHGICPECAKGLYKDARWYKKKHAPE; translated from the coding sequence ATGGATAAAAGAAGTCTGGTGCTTGCCGTTGATGATAAACCCCAGAATCTTCAATTTTTGGGAAAGCTGCTCTCGGACCAGGGGTATGAACTGGTCATGGCCGAAAGCGGCAGACAGGCACTTGACTTTGTGAAGAAAGAGGTGCCGGATCTCATCCTTTTGGACATTATGATGCCCGACATGGACGGGTATGAGGTCTGCAAGCGGCTGAAAAAGGATCTGGGCACCAGCCATATCCCGGTTATCTTTCTCACCGCCAAAACAGATACGGAAGATGTGGTTAAAGGATTTGATGCCGGAGGGGTGGATTATGTGACCAAACCCTTTAACTCCGCCGAACTCATGGCCAGGATCCGGACCCATATAGAATTGAAAACCCTGCGCGGCCTTCTGCCCATTTGCGCCCATTGCAAAAAAATCCGTGACGACGGCGGGTTTTGGGAAGATGTGGATGCCTATATTGAGACCCACTCAAAAGTGATATTTTCCCACGGCATCTGCCCGGAGTGTGCCAAGGGGCTGTACAAGGATGCCCGCTGGTATAAAAAGAAGCACGCCCCCGAATAA
- the putP gene encoding sodium/proline symporter PutP gives MLYVQFGLYLLLMLGIGFYSMKRTSNNEDFLIGGRTLGPATTAISAGASDMSSWLLLGLPGAVFAGGLGEGLWISLGLTIGAYVNWLVVAGRLRAMTEKLDVVTLPKFIAKRFDDESGLLKIVSTVVILLFFTLYVASGLKGGTLLFAHSFGATEQTALLVTTFVVVSYTFLGGYMAVCWTDLIQGLLMLCALVFCALLGYIAISGSGASIVSVKPEAFKFTTSWITGASLMAWGFGYFGQPHILARFIGIESVKAVPSARRIGITWMIICLILATAIGLIGIGYNEIVPMAGVTGPDGNKERIFLAMTTALFHPVFAGFVLAAVMAAVMSTADSQLLVLTSALTEDLPFFENYDDGAKAWISRIGVVAFAVLAFFIASKDSGSILHMVGYAWGGFGAAFGPLVILAVCWRGVTKYGALAGMIVGAVTIFVVKNYIKIEGEYFYELMPGFILAFIAIVVVSMMTEKPSQETLAKFDQSQEEVKTV, from the coding sequence TTGTTGTACGTACAATTTGGTCTTTATCTGCTGTTAATGTTGGGTATTGGTTTTTACTCAATGAAGCGGACAAGCAACAATGAAGATTTTCTAATCGGCGGACGGACCCTGGGTCCCGCCACAACAGCCATCAGTGCCGGCGCTTCAGACATGTCCAGCTGGCTGCTTCTGGGACTTCCCGGCGCGGTATTTGCCGGCGGGCTCGGCGAGGGGCTCTGGATTTCACTGGGCCTGACCATCGGCGCCTATGTCAACTGGCTGGTGGTTGCCGGCCGGCTGAGAGCCATGACCGAAAAACTGGATGTGGTGACCCTGCCCAAATTCATCGCCAAACGCTTTGACGATGAATCCGGCCTTCTGAAAATCGTTTCCACTGTGGTTATTCTTCTTTTCTTCACCCTTTATGTGGCCTCCGGCCTCAAGGGCGGCACCCTGCTCTTTGCCCACAGTTTCGGCGCAACTGAACAGACCGCACTTCTGGTCACCACCTTTGTGGTTGTATCCTACACCTTTTTGGGCGGCTACATGGCTGTCTGCTGGACCGACCTGATCCAGGGCCTGCTCATGCTCTGCGCCCTGGTTTTCTGCGCCCTCCTGGGCTATATCGCCATTTCCGGCTCCGGCGCTTCCATCGTGTCCGTTAAACCTGAAGCCTTTAAGTTCACCACCTCCTGGATCACCGGCGCCTCCCTCATGGCCTGGGGATTCGGCTATTTCGGCCAGCCCCACATCCTGGCCCGGTTCATCGGGATCGAAAGTGTAAAGGCCGTTCCCAGCGCCCGCCGCATCGGCATCACCTGGATGATCATCTGCCTGATCCTGGCCACCGCCATCGGCCTCATCGGCATCGGCTACAACGAAATCGTCCCCATGGCCGGCGTCACCGGTCCCGACGGGAACAAAGAAAGAATTTTCCTGGCCATGACCACGGCCCTGTTCCATCCCGTTTTCGCCGGTTTCGTACTGGCAGCGGTTATGGCAGCAGTGATGTCCACGGCCGACTCCCAGCTCCTGGTTCTGACCTCTGCACTGACCGAGGATCTGCCCTTCTTTGAAAACTATGACGACGGTGCCAAAGCCTGGATCAGCCGTATCGGCGTTGTGGCCTTTGCCGTACTCGCCTTTTTCATCGCCTCCAAGGATTCCGGCTCCATCCTCCACATGGTGGGTTACGCCTGGGGCGGCTTCGGCGCAGCCTTCGGCCCCCTGGTCATCCTGGCCGTCTGCTGGAGAGGGGTCACCAAGTACGGTGCGCTGGCCGGCATGATCGTCGGTGCCGTTACCATCTTTGTTGTGAAAAATTACATCAAAATCGAAGGGGAATACTTTTACGAACTGATGCCCGGTTTCATCCTGGCCTTCATCGCCATCGTGGTTGTTTCCATGATGACTGAGAAACCCAGCCAGGAAACCCTTGCAAAATTCGATCAGTCCCAGGAAGAGGTTAAAACCGTTTAA
- a CDS encoding aldehyde dehydrogenase family protein — protein sequence MADVKGLDRAEINEILETLGLKAVNFGATSGSSTGWIETSGPELTSYSPIDGSPIAKVRQADRKAYETVMARAEKAFKTYRMMPAPKRGEIVRDIGNALREKKAALGALVSLEAGKIRAEGEGEVQEMIDIADFAVGLSRQLYGLTMHSERPMHRMYEQWHPLGIVGIITAFNFPVAVWSWNALLAGVCGDACLFKPSSKTPLTAIAIQNIIAPVVDRYGIDGIFNMVIGPRDEVGEPLLHDKRIPLISATGSTNMGKHVGEVVGGRLGRSLLELGGNNAIIVTEDADMDMAIRATLFGAVGTAGQRCTSTRRIIIHAEVKEAFVKNLVNAYKQVTIGNPLEPGTLMGPLIDEGAVLAMDQALEAVTAQGGKILYGGGRTRVAGCENGHYVIPAVVEAKNEVPMVQEETFAPILYIIEYDDFDDAIAIHNGVPQGLSSAVFTSSVQYQEGFLSHRGSDCGIANVNIGTSGAEIGGAFGGEKETGGGRESGSDAWKIYMRRQTNTINWGRDLPLAQGIEFNID from the coding sequence ATGGCCGACGTAAAAGGATTGGATCGTGCGGAAATAAACGAGATTCTTGAAACCTTGGGGCTCAAAGCGGTAAATTTCGGTGCCACATCCGGGAGCAGCACAGGCTGGATTGAAACCAGCGGCCCTGAACTGACCAGCTATTCTCCCATAGACGGCAGCCCCATTGCCAAAGTGCGCCAGGCGGACCGCAAGGCCTACGAGACGGTCATGGCCAGGGCTGAAAAAGCCTTTAAAACCTATCGCATGATGCCGGCGCCCAAACGCGGGGAGATTGTCAGGGACATCGGCAACGCCTTGCGGGAGAAAAAAGCGGCCCTGGGCGCCCTGGTCTCCCTTGAAGCGGGAAAGATCCGGGCAGAAGGAGAGGGCGAGGTCCAGGAGATGATCGATATTGCCGATTTTGCCGTGGGCCTGAGCCGCCAGCTTTACGGCCTGACCATGCATTCCGAGCGGCCCATGCACAGGATGTATGAGCAGTGGCACCCCCTGGGCATCGTGGGGATCATCACAGCCTTTAATTTCCCTGTGGCGGTATGGTCCTGGAATGCCCTTCTGGCCGGTGTATGCGGGGATGCCTGTCTGTTCAAACCCAGTTCAAAAACACCGCTTACCGCCATTGCCATCCAGAATATCATTGCCCCGGTGGTGGACAGATACGGCATTGACGGCATTTTTAACATGGTCATCGGCCCCCGGGACGAGGTGGGTGAACCCCTGCTCCATGATAAACGGATCCCTCTGATATCCGCCACCGGTTCCACCAATATGGGCAAGCATGTGGGCGAAGTGGTGGGCGGGCGGCTGGGCCGCTCCCTGCTGGAGCTCGGCGGGAACAACGCCATCATCGTCACCGAAGATGCAGACATGGACATGGCCATCCGGGCCACCCTTTTCGGGGCCGTTGGCACGGCCGGCCAGCGCTGCACTTCCACCCGCCGGATCATCATCCATGCCGAGGTGAAAGAGGCGTTTGTCAAGAATCTGGTCAACGCCTATAAGCAGGTGACCATCGGCAATCCCCTTGAGCCCGGCACCCTCATGGGACCGCTGATTGATGAGGGGGCGGTGCTGGCCATGGATCAGGCCCTTGAAGCGGTCACGGCCCAGGGCGGCAAAATCCTTTACGGCGGCGGCCGAACCCGTGTGGCGGGCTGTGAAAACGGCCATTATGTGATTCCGGCGGTGGTTGAGGCCAAAAACGAGGTTCCCATGGTCCAGGAAGAGACCTTTGCCCCCATTCTTTACATCATTGAATATGATGATTTTGATGATGCCATTGCGATCCACAACGGCGTGCCCCAGGGGCTTTCTTCTGCCGTATTCACAAGTTCCGTCCAGTACCAGGAAGGGTTTCTTTCCCACCGGGGCTCGGACTGCGGCATTGCCAATGTGAACATCGGCACCTCCGGCGCCGAGATCGGCGGGGCCTTCGGCGGCGAAAAGGAGACCGGCGGCGGCCGGGAGTCCGGTTCCGACGCCTGGAAGATCTACATGAGACGGCAGACCAATACCATCAACTGGGGCAGGGATCTGCCCCTGGCCCAGGGGATAGAATTCAACATTGATTAA
- a CDS encoding UbiX family flavin prenyltransferase yields the protein MGVNAGKTYVVGISGASGGIYGIRLVKALAETAARVLLVLSHGGRQVLEYELAMEKDEPVIDFLARQGVADPALERVDVFTQDEIASAPASGSFIHHGMAVAPCSMKTLAAVASGYAGNLLTRSCDVALKERRPLVLVPRETPFSLIHLENMTRAARAGAVILPPSPSFYTFPQSLEDLADTVVARIMDHLGAGHDLLPRWDGGR from the coding sequence ATGGGCGTCAACGCAGGAAAAACCTATGTGGTAGGCATCAGCGGTGCCTCGGGGGGAATTTACGGCATCCGCCTGGTCAAGGCCCTGGCCGAGACCGCTGCCCGGGTGCTTTTGGTGCTCTCCCACGGGGGAAGACAGGTCCTGGAATATGAACTGGCCATGGAAAAGGATGAGCCAGTTATTGATTTTTTGGCCCGGCAAGGGGTGGCAGACCCTGCACTGGAACGGGTTGACGTCTTTACCCAGGATGAGATTGCCTCGGCGCCGGCTTCGGGTTCCTTTATCCACCACGGCATGGCCGTGGCGCCCTGTTCCATGAAAACCCTGGCGGCCGTGGCTTCAGGCTATGCCGGCAACCTGCTGACCCGGTCCTGCGACGTGGCCCTCAAGGAGAGGCGTCCCCTGGTTCTGGTACCCAGGGAAACCCCCTTCAGCCTGATCCACCTTGAAAATATGACCCGGGCGGCCCGGGCCGGGGCCGTGATCCTGCCGCCGTCCCCCTCCTTTTATACCTTTCCCCAAAGCCTTGAAGACCTGGCCGATACGGTGGTGGCCCGGATCATGGATCACCTTGGCGCCGGCCACGATCTTTTGCCGCGCTGGGACGGGGGCCGCTGA
- the amrS gene encoding AmmeMemoRadiSam system radical SAM enzyme yields the protein MEKAKEAYLYDRLENDAVRCRICNHYCKIKPGRQGICRVRENQGGKLVSLVYDRVVAASVDPIEKKPIFHLKPGSTSFSIATMGCNLKCRFCQNADIAHPSDLGTDGGGPALAGKPFSPEEIVDQAVARGCASISYTYTEPSVFFELALDTARLARSKGLYNIFVTNGFMSPELVEMAAPVLDAANVDLKAFNEDFYKRYCNARLEPVKETLKLMKAKGMMVEVTTLVIPGLNDDPAELARAAEFIAGDLGAETPWHLSRFHPAYRMQDRGPTPEATLDLACEAGEKAGLHYVYTGNIRGARENTYCPACGALGVRRRGYGAENFLTRNGGCPECGTRIYGIYE from the coding sequence ATGGAAAAGGCAAAAGAGGCGTATCTCTACGACCGTCTGGAAAATGACGCGGTCCGATGCCGGATCTGCAACCATTACTGCAAAATAAAACCGGGGCGGCAGGGCATCTGCCGGGTCAGGGAAAATCAGGGCGGTAAACTGGTCTCCCTGGTTTACGACCGTGTGGTGGCCGCTTCGGTGGATCCCATTGAGAAAAAACCCATTTTTCATTTAAAGCCGGGATCGACGTCTTTTTCCATCGCCACCATGGGGTGCAACCTCAAGTGCAGGTTCTGCCAGAATGCAGATATTGCCCACCCCAGCGACCTGGGAACGGACGGGGGCGGCCCTGCCCTGGCCGGAAAGCCCTTCAGCCCGGAGGAAATTGTGGACCAGGCCGTTGCCCGGGGCTGCGCCAGCATTTCCTATACCTATACCGAGCCCTCTGTATTTTTCGAACTGGCCCTGGATACGGCCCGGCTGGCCAGGTCCAAGGGGCTGTATAATATTTTTGTGACCAACGGGTTCATGAGCCCTGAACTCGTTGAAATGGCGGCACCGGTGCTGGATGCGGCCAACGTGGACCTTAAGGCCTTTAACGAAGACTTTTATAAAAGATACTGCAATGCCCGGCTGGAACCGGTAAAAGAGACCCTGAAGCTGATGAAGGCAAAGGGGATGATGGTGGAGGTCACCACCCTGGTCATCCCCGGCCTCAACGACGACCCGGCGGAACTGGCCCGGGCCGCTGAATTTATTGCAGGGGACCTGGGAGCGGAAACCCCCTGGCACCTATCCCGGTTCCATCCGGCCTATAGGATGCAGGACCGGGGTCCCACCCCCGAGGCCACCCTGGATCTGGCCTGCGAGGCCGGTGAAAAAGCCGGACTCCACTATGTGTATACCGGCAATATCCGGGGCGCCCGGGAAAATACCTACTGTCCCGCCTGCGGGGCCCTTGGGGTGCGCCGGCGCGGCTATGGTGCTGAAAACTTTTTAACCCGGAACGGGGGCTGCCCTGAATGCGGCACCCGGATTTACGGAATTTATGAATGA
- a CDS encoding peptidylprolyl isomerase → MTEAIKSGDTIAVDYTGKLENGEVFDTSEGKSPLTFTVGAGMLIKGFDSAVVGMKKGDSKTVTIPPEEGYGQRNEDAFVEIPRAQFPDEIPLSEGLELQLQDPQGRPVPARVAEISDDNVKMDINHFLAGKTLVFDITIADTGLEPPAQDCGCGCGTDAQDCGSGCEGGCGCN, encoded by the coding sequence ATGACTGAAGCAATCAAATCAGGGGACACCATTGCCGTGGATTACACGGGTAAACTTGAAAACGGAGAGGTCTTCGATACATCCGAAGGCAAATCTCCCCTGACATTTACCGTGGGGGCAGGGATGCTGATTAAAGGCTTTGATTCCGCCGTTGTCGGCATGAAAAAAGGGGATTCCAAAACCGTTACTATCCCGCCGGAAGAGGGATACGGCCAGAGAAACGAGGATGCCTTTGTGGAAATCCCCAGAGCACAGTTCCCCGACGAGATTCCCCTGTCCGAGGGACTGGAACTCCAGCTTCAGGATCCCCAGGGGCGGCCGGTGCCGGCCCGGGTGGCGGAAATTTCCGACGATAATGTAAAAATGGATATCAACCATTTCCTGGCCGGCAAGACCCTGGTCTTTGATATCACCATCGCAGACACCGGACTGGAGCCCCCGGCTCAGGACTGCGGCTGCGGCTGCGGCACCGATGCCCAGGACTGCGGTTCAGGCTGCGAGGGCGGCTGCGGCTGCAATTAG
- a CDS encoding UbiA family prenyltransferase, with translation MSLGIKQFTEKTRDYGKMIKFTHTVFALPFALSAVVLAWQTHAPSAWDLGWILAAMVTARSAAMGFNRIVDAAIDGKNPRTAIREIPSGVLSMRESIFFVCLSGLGFVLSAAMLSPLCFFLSFPVLFALCFYSYTKRFTPYCHLYLGFAIGLAPMGAWVAVTDTLAPGAVFMAAALWTWMAGFDILYACQDIDFDREQGLFSLPTVLGAENAMKVSRLFHLMTMGFFTAMFFAFSMHPVFLGFLAAIGVALVIEHRLVNPEDLTRVNMAFFHMNSIVSLLLFIGVLTETALR, from the coding sequence ATGAGTCTGGGAATAAAACAATTTACTGAGAAAACCCGGGATTACGGGAAAATGATTAAATTTACCCATACGGTCTTTGCCCTTCCTTTTGCCCTGTCCGCCGTGGTGCTGGCCTGGCAGACCCATGCCCCTTCAGCCTGGGATCTGGGCTGGATCCTGGCGGCCATGGTCACGGCCCGGTCTGCGGCCATGGGGTTCAACCGCATCGTGGACGCGGCCATTGACGGAAAAAATCCCAGAACAGCCATACGGGAGATTCCCTCCGGGGTGCTCTCCATGAGAGAGTCCATTTTCTTTGTCTGCCTCTCCGGCCTGGGCTTTGTCCTTTCGGCGGCAATGCTCTCCCCGCTTTGCTTTTTTCTCTCCTTTCCCGTACTCTTTGCCCTTTGCTTTTATTCCTATACCAAACGGTTTACCCCTTATTGCCATCTTTATCTGGGGTTTGCCATCGGTCTTGCACCCATGGGGGCCTGGGTGGCGGTCACCGATACCCTGGCACCGGGGGCGGTGTTCATGGCCGCAGCCCTCTGGACATGGATGGCAGGCTTCGACATTCTGTACGCCTGCCAGGACATTGATTTCGATCGGGAGCAGGGGCTGTTTTCCCTGCCCACTGTGCTGGGGGCTGAAAATGCCATGAAGGTCTCCAGGCTCTTTCATCTGATGACCATGGGGTTTTTTACGGCCATGTTTTTTGCCTTTTCCATGCATCCGGTGTTCCTGGGATTTCTGGCCGCCATCGGGGTCGCCCTGGTCATTGAGCACCGCCTGGTCAATCCGGAGGACCTGACCCGGGTCAACATGGCATTTTTCCACATGAATTCCATTGTGTCCCTGCTGCTGTTCATCGGGGTCCTCACCGAAACGGCATTGAGGTAG